Proteins encoded together in one Telopea speciosissima isolate NSW1024214 ecotype Mountain lineage chromosome 4, Tspe_v1, whole genome shotgun sequence window:
- the LOC122660384 gene encoding ricin B-like lectin R40G3, whose translation MEFPFGHHHDHNHHHKRRDEEEQHYPPPSNHEPTWPPPPQDFQPPTYPPPNRFDSESDYPSVHHVSHHHYEPKPEPQPDYASVHHVSHQIHQGFDPVPYDEFRSETHHQYNHHNHGGSGSELLNKPTSRVYSKAEPGYSLTVRDGHVILARSNENDPFQHWIKDEKYSTRVKDQEGFPSFSLVNKATGQAMKHSIGATHPVQLISYNPDVLDESVLWTESKDLGDGFRTIRMVNNIRLNLDAFHGDQNHGGVHDGTTIVLWEWKKGDNQRWKISPH comes from the exons ATGGAGTTCCCATTTGGGCATCACCATGATCACAACCACCATCACAAGCGAAGGGATGAAGAAGAGCAGCACTACCCACCACCCAGCAACCATGAGCCCACTTGGCCACCTCCGCCACAAGATTTCCAACCACCAACATATCCTCCTCCCAATCGCTTTGACTCCGAATCTGATTACCCTTCAGTTCACCATGTCTCTCATCACCACTACGAACCT AAACCTGAACCTCAACCTGATTATGCTTCAGTCCACCATGTCTCCCATCAGATCCACCAGGGTTTTGATCCTGTTCCATATGATGAGTTTCGCTCTGAAACTCACCATCAGTACAATCATCACAACCATGGTGGTTCTGGGTCTGAACTGTTGAATAAACCCACCAGCAGGGTCTATAGCAAGGCTGAACCTGGTTATTCTCTCACTGTCCGAGATGGGCATGTCATACTCGCTCGATCTAATGAAAATGACCCATTTCAG CATTGGATCAAAGATGAGAAATATAGTACGAGGGTGAAGGATCAGGAGGGTTTTCCAAGTTTTTCTCTCGTAAATAAGGCCACTGGTCAGGCTATGAAGCACTCCATTGGAGCCACCCATCCA GTCCAGCTGATCTCTTACAACCCTGATGTTCTTGATGAATCAGTCCTGTGGACTGAGAGTAAGGACTTGGGAGATGGTTTCAGAACAATAAGAATGGTTAATAACATTCGTTTGAACTTGGATGCTTTCCATGGGGATCAGAACCATGGAGGAGTTCATGATGGCACTACTATTGTgctttgggaatggaagaaaggTGATAATCAGCGATGGAAGATTTCTCCCCACT GA